The following coding sequences lie in one Candidatus Nitrospira allomarina genomic window:
- a CDS encoding acyl-CoA thioesterase: MEVRVYYEDTDCGGVVYYANYLKYFERARTHYFDSHGLSVAALIQEGTEFRVIRAELSYRSAATYGDILEVETTVAADRRTSLTFSHIIKERTSKRLVVEGSATLVAVDTNGKIKRLPPPILKVLGLPLGFTSS, translated from the coding sequence ATGGAGGTTCGGGTCTATTATGAAGATACAGATTGTGGAGGAGTCGTTTACTACGCCAACTATCTAAAATACTTTGAACGAGCCCGAACGCATTACTTCGATAGCCATGGCCTGTCGGTTGCCGCATTAATACAAGAAGGAACCGAATTTCGCGTGATACGCGCTGAACTATCCTATCGATCAGCCGCCACCTATGGAGACATCCTGGAGGTCGAGACGACGGTAGCGGCCGATCGACGAACGTCTCTCACGTTTTCCCATATCATCAAAGAACGCACCAGCAAAAGATTGGTCGTGGAAGGATCGGCAACCCTTGTGGCCGTGGATACCAACGGCAAAATCAAACGCCTCCCACCTCCTATCTTGAAAGTCCTGGGCCTCCCCTTAGGGTTCACTTCATCCTGA